One genomic segment of Vagococcus intermedius includes these proteins:
- the pfkA gene encoding 6-phosphofructokinase, translating to MKRIAILTSGGDAPGMNAAVRAVTRKAIHDGMEVYGINYGYAGLVAGDIRKLEIADVGDIIQRGGTFLYSARYPEFATQEGQLKGIEQLKKFGIEGLVVIGGDGSYHGAMALTKHGYPAVGIPGTIDNDIPGTDYTIGFDTAINTVLDAVDKIRDTATSHVRTFVIEVMGRNAGDIAMWAGLAGGADVIVVPEKEYDMKDVAAKITEGRERGKKHCLIMLAEGVMPGHEFAEKLSEYGDFHERVSVLGHVVRGGSPTAKDRVLASKFGWHAVELLKEGRGGLCVGVRNNDIVASDIIEILEQGKHQPDMSLYTINKEISL from the coding sequence ATGAAACGTATCGCTATTTTAACTAGTGGTGGGGATGCACCAGGTATGAACGCAGCTGTCAGAGCCGTGACTCGTAAAGCTATCCACGATGGAATGGAAGTTTATGGTATTAATTATGGCTACGCAGGTTTAGTTGCGGGTGATATTCGCAAGTTAGAGATTGCAGATGTTGGGGATATTATTCAACGTGGGGGAACATTCTTATACTCTGCTCGTTATCCAGAATTTGCAACACAAGAAGGACAATTAAAAGGGATTGAGCAATTAAAAAAATTCGGAATTGAAGGTTTAGTTGTGATTGGTGGAGATGGTTCTTATCATGGTGCTATGGCTTTAACTAAACATGGCTATCCAGCTGTCGGTATTCCAGGAACAATTGATAATGATATTCCAGGAACAGACTACACAATCGGTTTTGATACAGCTATCAACACAGTATTAGATGCTGTCGACAAAATTCGTGATACTGCCACATCACATGTCCGTACATTTGTGATTGAAGTAATGGGACGTAATGCTGGTGATATTGCAATGTGGGCAGGTCTTGCAGGTGGAGCAGATGTCATTGTCGTACCTGAAAAAGAATATGACATGAAAGATGTTGCAGCAAAAATCACTGAAGGTCGTGAGCGTGGTAAAAAGCATTGCCTAATTATGTTGGCAGAAGGTGTTATGCCAGGTCATGAATTTGCTGAAAAATTATCAGAGTATGGGGATTTTCATGAACGTGTCTCTGTTTTAGGTCATGTTGTTCGTGGGGGGTCACCAACTGCTAAAGACCGCGTATTAGCAAGCAAATTTGGTTGGCATGCTGTTGAGTTACTTAAAGAAGGTAGAGGAGGCTTGTGTGTCGGTGTTCGTAATAATGACATCGTGGCAAGTGATATTATCGAAATTCTTGAACAAGGTAAACACCAACCAGACATGTCTTTATATACAATTAATAAAGAGATTTCACTGTAG
- the pyk gene encoding pyruvate kinase encodes MKKTKIVCTIGPASETVDMLVELMNSGMNVCRLNFSHGDFEEHGNRIKNIREASKISGKRVAILLDTKGPEIRTHDMAGGSKITIVKDSTVRIAMTQVEGTPEKFSVTYEDLIKDVQPGSHILLDDGLIDLEVVEIDTAANEIVTIAKNEGLLGSKKGVNVPGASINLPGITEKDAADIEFGIKNDVDFIAASFVRRPSDVLEITRILDENNATHIQIISKIENQEGIDNLDDILKVSDGLMVARGDLGVEIPTEEVPVAQKLMIKKCNAIGKVVITATQMLDSMQHNPRPTRAEASDVANAIYDGTDAIMLSGETAAGDYPVEAVQTMHNIAVRTEEALVDQDAFALKKYGKSDMTEAIGQSVGHTARNLGIKTIVAATESGHTARMISKYRPKSHIVAITFDERKARGLSLAWGVFPTVTDKPSSTDDMFDLATEVSQEQGFAKEGDLILITAGVPVGERGTTNLMKIQLIGSKLLEGQGVGRESFVGTTVVAETAEEANSKAIEGCVLVVKTTDKDYMPAIDLAGALIVEDGGLTSHAAVVGIAKGIPVVVGATDATGIIPDNTLVTVDPQHGIVSSGLTSHAK; translated from the coding sequence ATGAAAAAGACTAAGATCGTTTGTACAATTGGACCAGCTAGTGAAACAGTAGATATGCTAGTAGAATTAATGAATTCTGGAATGAATGTTTGTCGTTTGAACTTTTCACACGGTGACTTCGAAGAGCATGGTAATCGTATTAAAAACATTCGTGAGGCTTCAAAAATTTCTGGAAAACGTGTAGCTATTCTTTTAGATACAAAAGGACCAGAAATCCGTACCCATGATATGGCTGGCGGTTCAAAAATTACTATCGTCAAAGATTCAACTGTTCGTATTGCTATGACACAAGTTGAAGGGACTCCAGAAAAATTTTCTGTGACTTATGAGGATTTAATCAAAGATGTTCAACCAGGTTCACACATTCTTTTAGATGATGGTTTAATTGATTTAGAGGTTGTTGAAATTGATACAGCAGCTAATGAAATTGTAACAATCGCTAAAAATGAAGGATTGCTAGGTAGTAAAAAAGGCGTTAACGTTCCTGGAGCATCTATCAATTTACCTGGTATTACTGAAAAAGATGCAGCAGATATCGAATTTGGTATTAAAAATGATGTTGACTTCATCGCAGCTAGCTTTGTTCGCCGTCCAAGCGATGTCTTAGAAATTACTCGTATTCTAGATGAAAATAATGCGACTCACATTCAAATTATTTCTAAAATCGAAAATCAAGAAGGTATTGATAATTTAGATGATATTTTAAAAGTTTCTGATGGTTTAATGGTTGCTCGTGGTGACTTAGGGGTTGAAATTCCAACTGAAGAAGTTCCAGTTGCACAAAAATTAATGATTAAAAAATGTAATGCAATCGGTAAAGTTGTCATTACAGCGACTCAAATGTTAGATTCTATGCAACATAATCCTCGTCCAACACGTGCCGAAGCAAGCGATGTAGCTAATGCTATTTATGACGGAACAGATGCTATTATGTTATCAGGTGAAACAGCTGCTGGAGACTATCCAGTTGAAGCTGTTCAAACAATGCATAATATTGCTGTACGTACTGAAGAAGCCTTAGTTGATCAAGATGCATTCGCACTTAAAAAATATGGCAAATCAGATATGACAGAAGCAATCGGACAATCAGTTGGTCATACAGCTCGTAATTTAGGGATTAAAACAATTGTTGCTGCAACTGAATCAGGTCATACAGCCCGTATGATTTCTAAATATCGTCCAAAATCACATATTGTAGCGATTACATTTGATGAACGTAAAGCGCGTGGTTTATCATTAGCTTGGGGCGTATTCCCAACAGTTACTGACAAACCATCATCAACAGATGATATGTTTGATTTAGCAACAGAGGTTTCTCAAGAACAAGGTTTTGCTAAAGAAGGCGACTTAATCTTGATTACTGCAGGTGTTCCAGTTGGAGAACGTGGCACAACTAACTTAATGAAAATTCAATTAATTGGTTCTAAATTATTAGAAGGTCAAGGTGTTGGTCGTGAATCATTCGTTGGAACAACGGTGGTTGCTGAAACAGCTGAAGAAGCTAATTCAAAAGCGATTGAAGGCTGTGTCTTAGTTGTTAAAACAACCGATAAAGACTACATGCCAGCAATTGATTTAGCAGGAGCTTTAATTGTTGAAGATGGCGGCTTAACTTCTCATGCAGCAGTTGTTGGTATTGCTAAAGGGATTCCCGTTGTTGTTGGCGCTACAGATGCTACTGGTATTATCCCAGATAATACCTTAGTCACAGTTGATCCTCAACACGGTATCGTTTCAAGTGGTTTAACATCACACGCTAAATAG
- the dnaE gene encoding DNA polymerase III subunit alpha: MATAQLQVLTAYSLLASTNRIEELVQKAKNYGYDALAITDLDVMHGVAEFYQACQKVGIKPLIGLTIRYRYSRQDEYDSKMILLAKDEIGYQNLLKISTLKMERAKTDSFYFNQIKNYLHHLVVIISDDTSHIGRLFQQQSSELETSLTDLQTLVDHGSLYGGISIVNEEEPRKMSWLNFLKGFDIELVALHEVRYLNPSDDFSLRVLEHIEAGTKLSTDTIQQTGQYYLPTPDNFVARLKNCDLSTVGETISKVVEACQFEMKFDQTLLPHYKVPEGRHGAEFLREICFNNLPTRVKDPDDRYIDRLNYELSVITEMGFVDYFLIIWDVMNFARSKKIAFGPGRGSAAGSLVSFVTHITDVDPIQYDLLFERFLNKERYTMPDIDLDIPDNRRDEILNYVSQKHGHHHVAQIATFGTLAAKMALRDVSRVFGLSQNEANQWSNAIPNVLKITLKEALEQSKELKQLVNETEKNRLIFEVASKIEGLPRHISTHAAGVVISDQDLTELVPLQSGTGDIPLTQFTMNDVEAIGLLKMDFLGLRNLSILDEAVQQVKRVYNQELVLQDIPMNDELTLKLFRQARTVGVFQFESPGIKNVLRKLGPTSIEDVAAVNALYRPGPMENIDLFVARKKGEEPIDYPHESLQEILGVTYGIIVYQEQIMQVAAKMAGFSLGEADILRRAISKKKKDVLDDERRHFVEGSLEQGYDVAVANKVYDYIERFANYGFNRSHAMAYAFIAYWLAYLKVHYPTPFFVALLNSVRHNLGKIKEYVNDARRFGLKIKGPHINRSHYGFYLDKEEIIFGFNSLKGVRSDFTKNILNIRKENGHFTSFDDFLLRIDRKFLKTENLLPLIYSGAFDALHSNRRQLVEDLDSSIKNILYSGGSMDLLSILSLKKEEIEDYSIPDKLEQEASYLGTYLSGHPVDEFRTLKIMKNVKNVEQLTEQVPIKLLLLIKNIRIIRTKKGEQMAFVDGHDASGETSVTIFPGTYRQISKRLDKDKVILVQGKVSRSKFDKALQVVADSIEFAEDYQDKLGPKICYLKIEEADESETLLIQLKGIFKQHPGITPVILYFEKNAQKLVLSDEFWVNESINLKNELSCIVNKGNIVFK, encoded by the coding sequence ATGGCTACTGCTCAATTACAAGTCTTAACAGCTTATTCGCTGTTAGCCAGTACTAATAGAATTGAAGAACTTGTCCAAAAGGCAAAAAACTATGGTTATGATGCACTTGCAATTACTGATTTAGATGTTATGCATGGTGTGGCTGAATTTTATCAAGCCTGTCAAAAGGTTGGGATTAAACCTTTGATAGGGCTAACAATTCGTTATCGTTATAGTCGTCAAGATGAGTACGATTCCAAAATGATTTTATTAGCTAAAGATGAAATTGGTTATCAAAATCTATTAAAAATTTCAACTCTAAAGATGGAGAGAGCAAAGACAGACTCTTTTTATTTTAATCAAATAAAAAATTATTTACATCATTTGGTAGTAATTATCAGTGATGATACGTCCCATATAGGAAGGTTATTCCAACAACAATCATCGGAACTAGAGACGTCTTTAACAGACCTACAAACCTTAGTCGATCACGGGTCACTGTATGGCGGAATATCTATTGTAAATGAAGAAGAGCCACGCAAAATGAGTTGGTTGAACTTCCTAAAGGGTTTTGACATCGAGTTAGTTGCTTTACATGAAGTACGTTATTTAAATCCAAGTGATGATTTTTCATTAAGGGTATTGGAGCATATTGAAGCAGGGACAAAATTGAGTACTGACACCATCCAACAGACGGGACAATACTACTTGCCAACACCGGATAATTTTGTGGCACGCCTAAAAAATTGTGATCTATCTACAGTTGGGGAAACTATTTCAAAAGTAGTGGAAGCGTGTCAATTTGAAATGAAATTTGATCAAACACTTCTCCCTCATTACAAAGTACCTGAAGGACGTCACGGTGCTGAATTTTTACGTGAAATTTGTTTTAATAATTTACCAACAAGAGTTAAAGATCCTGATGATCGTTACATAGATCGCTTAAATTATGAACTGTCAGTTATTACGGAAATGGGTTTTGTTGATTATTTTTTAATTATTTGGGACGTTATGAATTTTGCAAGGTCCAAAAAAATAGCTTTTGGACCAGGACGAGGATCAGCGGCAGGTTCGTTGGTCTCGTTTGTGACACATATAACAGACGTTGACCCTATTCAATACGATCTTTTATTTGAGCGTTTTTTAAATAAAGAACGTTATACAATGCCAGATATTGACTTAGATATACCTGATAATCGTCGTGATGAAATATTAAACTATGTTAGTCAGAAACACGGGCATCATCACGTAGCTCAAATTGCTACATTTGGAACATTGGCTGCCAAGATGGCTCTTAGAGATGTTTCTAGAGTATTTGGGTTGTCACAAAATGAAGCAAATCAATGGTCTAATGCGATTCCTAATGTGTTAAAGATAACGTTAAAAGAAGCGCTTGAACAATCAAAAGAGCTAAAACAATTAGTGAATGAGACTGAAAAAAATCGCTTGATTTTTGAGGTAGCTTCAAAAATAGAAGGCCTACCTCGTCATATTTCAACACATGCTGCAGGTGTTGTCATTAGTGATCAAGATTTAACTGAGTTAGTTCCGTTACAATCAGGGACAGGAGATATTCCATTGACTCAATTTACAATGAATGATGTGGAAGCAATCGGCTTGTTAAAGATGGACTTTTTAGGTTTACGTAACTTATCTATCTTAGATGAGGCCGTGCAACAAGTTAAACGAGTTTATAACCAAGAGTTAGTCTTGCAAGATATTCCAATGAATGATGAATTAACCTTAAAATTATTTAGACAAGCACGCACCGTTGGGGTTTTCCAATTCGAATCACCTGGTATAAAAAATGTGTTGCGAAAATTAGGTCCAACTTCGATTGAAGATGTTGCGGCAGTGAATGCTTTATATCGCCCAGGTCCGATGGAAAATATTGATTTGTTTGTTGCTCGAAAAAAAGGTGAGGAGCCAATTGACTACCCTCATGAAAGTTTACAAGAAATTTTAGGTGTTACTTATGGCATCATCGTTTACCAAGAGCAAATTATGCAAGTTGCAGCTAAGATGGCTGGTTTCAGTCTAGGTGAGGCAGATATTTTAAGACGGGCTATTAGTAAAAAGAAAAAAGACGTATTGGATGATGAACGTCGACACTTTGTAGAAGGTTCTCTTGAACAAGGTTATGATGTTGCGGTAGCCAATAAAGTTTATGATTATATTGAACGTTTTGCTAACTATGGCTTTAACAGATCTCATGCTATGGCTTATGCTTTTATTGCCTATTGGTTAGCGTATTTAAAAGTTCACTACCCCACGCCATTTTTTGTGGCGTTATTAAATTCTGTCCGCCATAACTTAGGTAAAATTAAAGAATATGTCAATGATGCAAGGCGTTTTGGTCTAAAAATAAAAGGCCCTCATATTAATAGAAGTCATTATGGCTTTTATCTAGATAAAGAAGAAATCATTTTTGGGTTTAATTCCTTAAAAGGGGTTCGCTCAGATTTTACTAAAAATATTTTGAATATTAGAAAAGAGAATGGCCACTTTACTTCATTTGATGATTTTTTATTAAGAATAGATCGAAAATTTCTAAAAACTGAAAATTTATTACCTTTAATTTATAGCGGGGCTTTTGATGCGTTACACAGTAATCGTCGCCAACTGGTTGAAGATTTAGATAGCTCTATAAAAAATATCTTATATAGTGGGGGAAGTATGGATCTTTTATCTATCTTGAGTTTGAAAAAGGAAGAAATCGAAGATTATTCGATCCCAGACAAACTAGAGCAAGAAGCATCTTATCTAGGTACGTATCTATCTGGTCATCCTGTCGATGAATTTAGAACCTTAAAAATCATGAAAAATGTTAAAAACGTTGAGCAATTGACTGAGCAAGTTCCTATCAAATTACTATTGTTGATTAAAAACATTCGTATTATTAGGACTAAAAAAGGAGAACAAATGGCCTTTGTTGATGGGCACGATGCGTCAGGTGAGACCTCTGTTACTATCTTTCCTGGAACTTACCGCCAAATAAGTAAACGTCTAGATAAGGATAAAGTCATTTTAGTTCAAGGGAAAGTTAGTCGTAGTAAATTTGATAAGGCATTGCAAGTAGTAGCTGATTCTATTGAATTTGCAGAAGATTATCAAGATAAACTTGGTCCTAAAATTTGTTACCTCAAAATCGAAGAGGCAGATGAAAGCGAGACTCTTTTAATTCAATTAAAAGGGATTTTTAAACAGCATCCAGGGATAACACCAGTCATCTTATATTTTGAAAAAAACGCTCAAAAATTAGTATTAAGTGATGAATTTTGGGTAAATGAGAGCATTAATTTGAAAAATGAGTTATCATGTATAGTGAATAAAGGTAATATTGTCTTTAAGTAA